One window of Natronomonas salsuginis genomic DNA carries:
- a CDS encoding IclR family transcriptional regulator, translating to MNDEAKTVQTTSKSLDIVHLIKSEDGARLSDIARRLDLSKSTVHSHLNTLRHHGYVTKEGEIYYLSLKFFHLGQYTKTRDKRYRLAKQRTTELAKKLNHAVDFDIKVNNKIMTLIHEADESTEVGIEEGDYFHIHASATGKAILAELPEEQVTEIIDKNSLLEETEHTITDPERLRDELEVTRERGYAIIDQEWLEGLRSVAVAVLLPNGSPFGALSVGGPTYRLTRKEIKSNIEPKLNEIADELSKDIKRVF from the coding sequence ATGAATGACGAAGCAAAAACGGTGCAGACGACGAGCAAATCCCTGGATATCGTGCATTTGATCAAATCCGAAGACGGTGCACGTCTTTCTGATATAGCACGCCGATTAGATCTCTCTAAAAGTACTGTACATAGTCATCTGAATACGCTTCGACATCACGGCTACGTTACTAAAGAAGGTGAGATATATTATCTTAGTTTGAAATTCTTTCACCTTGGGCAGTACACAAAAACCCGGGACAAGCGATATCGATTGGCGAAACAGAGGACAACTGAGCTTGCGAAAAAACTTAATCACGCAGTTGATTTTGATATAAAGGTGAATAATAAAATCATGACGCTCATTCATGAAGCAGATGAATCGACTGAAGTCGGAATTGAAGAGGGTGATTATTTCCACATCCATGCCAGCGCAACCGGAAAAGCTATTCTCGCAGAATTACCCGAAGAGCAAGTCACCGAGATTATAGATAAAAACAGCTTGCTGGAAGAAACAGAACACACCATTACCGATCCGGAAAGACTACGTGATGAGCTAGAAGTGACGAGAGAGCGTGGTTACGCCATCATCGATCAAGAATGGCTTGAAGGACTTCGATCAGTCGCTGTAGCTGTTCTCCTCCCTAATGGGAGCCCTTTCGGTGCATTAAGTGTTGGTGGACCAACATACCGTCTTACTAGGAAAGAAATTAAATCCAATATCGAACCAAAGCTTAATGAAATAGCAGATGAACTTAGCAAAGATATTAAACGAGTATTCTAA
- a CDS encoding transposase produces the protein MRGDDEFECLRCESELHADYNAAWNIGWRLVQHWLKSGAGRANCQVALKLGTLNANGEFTTAESIDGIGSPRTCPPL, from the coding sequence ATTCGTGGTGATGACGAGTTTGAGTGCCTGAGGTGCGAGAGCGAACTCCACGCCGACTACAACGCTGCTTGGAACATCGGGTGGAGGCTTGTCCAGCACTGGCTCAAGTCTGGTGCTGGACGTGCCAACTGTCAGGTGGCGCTGAAGTTGGGGACGCTGAACGCGAACGGCGAGTTTACGACTGCCGAGAGTATCGACGGGATCGGGAGTCCACGGACATGTCCACCGCTTTAG
- a CDS encoding CocE/NonD family hydrolase encodes MDSKLSEIRRHDEYLMEIDAGTVAGTRFEPVDVEEPRPVVLMFMPYHKDDWYTFASEWSSIEYLARHGYEVISADIIGTGGSSGRKSEPFSSDEAEQASQIIHYLADEEWSNGCVGMFGRSYPGTMGMKAAAENPEPLKAIVPMHAITSLYDIIFRAGIDGGGHSFAGTAHFPPMMQALQAMPPSYRDDEGRWADIWMDRLDHLKEDTPWLFQFLRHPNEDEYWQRKNTSIEKVRESDVPTLAISGYRDGTPTNTLEYFEALQGEKRMLFGPWRHTAPHQGREARIDYRSQMVEWFDHFLKGEDNGALDYPKFSYWTEREGGSKVEGGVWRKGDSWPTVEDSETLSYALTPKGLQQTETFETGEVNEEYDFDPTVGMYSQDVQGPTTDRPLDSIPDDIRSLTFETEPLSSAVEFTGTGEATIRLKSTTQDPTLAVRLIDVGPDGSSNIVANGALRVSKRNSTTEKSLLTPGEEYEITTKLKPKSHIFEEGHKIRVAISSAYFPFMLPTCGDGSFTINSSPDAPSTITFPGKVHSDQVEFSNTFTMDEPDESVPLSGDFVSNASSNWTTTRDHRTGKVISETFDTRDIELPHTPGATMTYSREMTASVFESDPLSWEVDAEIIIVLDYPDEEIEVTANTHTNTDWASAHTMVVRDGETLFDERWRTALLDTVP; translated from the coding sequence ATGGACAGTAAACTGTCGGAGATACGTCGCCATGACGAGTATCTAATGGAAATTGACGCAGGAACAGTTGCTGGCACACGGTTTGAACCGGTCGATGTCGAGGAACCACGCCCCGTTGTGTTGATGTTTATGCCGTATCATAAAGATGACTGGTACACCTTCGCCTCAGAGTGGTCATCTATCGAGTATCTTGCACGCCACGGGTATGAAGTCATTTCCGCCGATATCATCGGCACCGGTGGGTCAAGTGGAAGGAAATCTGAGCCCTTCTCCAGCGATGAAGCTGAACAGGCTTCCCAGATCATCCATTACCTTGCAGATGAGGAGTGGTCAAATGGGTGCGTGGGTATGTTCGGCAGGTCTTACCCCGGAACAATGGGTATGAAAGCAGCAGCCGAAAATCCTGAGCCTCTCAAGGCCATCGTCCCAATGCACGCCATCACTTCCCTGTATGATATTATATTCCGAGCTGGCATAGACGGCGGTGGCCACTCGTTTGCTGGGACAGCTCATTTCCCGCCAATGATGCAGGCACTGCAGGCGATGCCCCCAAGCTACCGGGATGATGAGGGCCGGTGGGCCGATATCTGGATGGATCGCCTTGACCATCTCAAAGAGGATACTCCATGGCTATTCCAATTTCTCCGGCACCCCAACGAGGACGAGTACTGGCAGAGAAAAAATACTTCCATAGAAAAAGTCAGAGAGTCAGACGTCCCAACTCTCGCAATCAGCGGCTACCGGGACGGTACCCCGACGAATACGCTCGAATACTTTGAAGCGCTGCAGGGCGAAAAACGCATGTTGTTTGGTCCATGGCGGCATACTGCTCCCCATCAGGGTCGGGAAGCCCGTATCGATTATCGCAGCCAGATGGTCGAGTGGTTCGATCACTTCCTCAAGGGAGAGGATAATGGAGCGCTCGACTATCCCAAGTTTAGTTATTGGACAGAGCGAGAAGGCGGATCAAAGGTTGAAGGGGGTGTCTGGCGCAAGGGAGACTCCTGGCCGACAGTTGAGGATTCGGAAACCCTCTCGTACGCACTCACACCCAAGGGTTTGCAGCAGACTGAAACCTTCGAGACTGGCGAAGTCAATGAGGAGTACGACTTTGACCCCACTGTCGGCATGTACTCCCAAGACGTCCAGGGCCCGACAACGGATCGGCCGCTGGATTCGATCCCGGATGACATTCGGTCGCTTACGTTTGAGACGGAGCCGTTATCATCTGCTGTCGAGTTTACGGGAACCGGGGAGGCAACGATCCGTCTGAAGTCGACGACACAGGATCCCACGCTGGCAGTCCGTCTCATCGATGTGGGTCCCGATGGGAGTTCGAACATCGTCGCGAACGGCGCCTTGCGCGTGAGCAAACGTAACAGCACGACTGAGAAATCTCTCTTGACGCCGGGCGAGGAATATGAGATTACAACCAAGCTGAAGCCAAAGTCACACATCTTTGAAGAGGGACATAAAATTCGTGTCGCGATCAGTTCCGCGTACTTCCCATTTATGCTCCCGACGTGTGGCGACGGGTCGTTTACTATCAACTCGAGTCCGGATGCCCCCTCGACTATCACCTTCCCCGGCAAAGTCCATTCGGACCAGGTGGAGTTCTCCAACACGTTTACCATGGACGAACCTGACGAGAGTGTTCCTCTCAGCGGAGATTTCGTCTCCAATGCCTCTAGTAACTGGACGACTACTCGTGACCATCGGACCGGCAAAGTCATTTCGGAGACGTTCGATACTCGTGATATCGAGCTCCCACACACGCCCGGAGCAACCATGACCTACTCTCGAGAGATGACTGCGTCTGTTTTCGAGAGTGACCCGCTGTCATGGGAAGTTGACGCTGAAATAATAATTGTGCTTGATTACCCGGACGAAGAGATAGAAGTGACAGCAAATACGCACACAAACACCGATTGGGCGAGCGCCCACACCATGGTGGTGCGGGATGGAGAAACACTCTTCGACGAGAGATGGCGAACAGCTCTCCTAGATACCGTACCATAA